The DNA segment aaatttagttgaatttcatctctaactattctcagtgcattcaaaagtttcagtgtatccttgtcaaattgtaacaaaaaattgtaaaaagtgGATGATTCTGTAATTGTTTCCTTTCTTGTGATTGATTTCAAAGGTACCGAATCATCTtcagcttcatcctcaattgaattttgcataACGCTCGAtacaatttcttctaaacttcggacttgtgagcattcattgttttcacctggataatccaatatttgattgaAATCCATTGGATTGCGGTAACCAAGCTGACCAATCATTTCCTCAAGTTCATGAATGTCTTCAGTGGTTTTTTCCTCTAAATTCGTTGCGACAGATTCATGAGAAGCCtatttttggtatgatttgaaacaacactctatataatttttttttatatatagtaattcattaactatgatacattgaatatttttaacataaatacaatgaacttccaagttcaattaacttatataatgcacatttaattttatttgttcattgattttagacaaaaacgttatctaaattagtaatttaaaatgtatttttaaaaaaaattcaattcactctataaattaataattattaatttatcgattaattaataactctctaaattaataaaatttcattgtcccaacattattaatttatagaggttttactgtaacaGTTGAATAAAAACGTTCGTGGTTTGACCAACGGTTGATATGTACCGTACAAACAATGTCTTAGCTCGCATAAGAACAAATGAAAATCAATTTCCAAGTGTTTGTTGTGATTATGGAAGACTTGATTAGCAGTTAGTTAAGTAAACAACATCCAAATTATCGTACCATAAAATGGGAGATATTTTAGTAAGGAACCTGATTTCACAAAGTAATATTTGAATCCAACAAACCTCAGACATTACAGTCATTGAGGACTTATATTCAACCTCTATGGAAGAATCATAGAAGGACAAATTACTAACAGACTagcaaatcaaaataaaaaaatcaaattgtaTAACCATATAGTTCGAGACTTAAAAAAGTATAAGGAGCTATCGGTTTTGGAGCCTAAAAAACAAAAGCAAATTAACTTTGAAGTTAATTTTCAGTGCTAAATGTGCGAGGCTTGTTTGGGGCAATAAAGAGATTTATGAAGTTTACATACATTATATGGTTGAGACAGATCAATAAACCTAGAAGATTGTATCATATAAACATCTTATTTCCAATCAACATTAAGAAATACAGTAGAAACATCCAACTGAATAAtgaaacacattagtaacatcCAACGGAATAATATTCCAACTATAGATTACTACCAAGGTGAGAATCAACCGAAAAGTATTTGGTTTAATGACTAGACTACATGTTTATGTAAAATCGATACCTTATCGGTGAAAAACTTTAACAACAAGTTGTGGTTTATGTTGCTCAATTTTACCGTTTTCCatagttttgttttaaaaatctATCTACAATCAAGTTGGCTCCAAGAGGTAAACAACCCGATAAACACTGCAAGGTAAACGACTctccttattttctctttttttctttggTTGAGATCAGGGCAGGTCCGAGGTGCGGCCGCTCAGGGCCTAAGGCTAAAAGGAGCCCAAAAGTTTTgattttattgaatatatatactaatttttttagttataaTACCCATTAGGTTTAAAAATTGAccaaataatattatattttagatCCAAAATAGgttcaaatttctatttttagacttttaagtacaatttttttttattaaaagctcATTATCTCTTATTTCGCTTGGAACCCTAAAATGTCAGGATCGGCCCTAGTTGAGATACGGGAGAACAaacacttttttttctttttttttcttttttgttttgtcATAATAAATACTATTTCGAAtccatttttctttaattataattaattaataattaatacaaaagaaaggaaaatgagTAAAAACTATATCTAACTCATACTCGTTTATTTATTCTTCATCTATTTAACAAATTGACACCTAAGTcaattttctgaaaaattttagAATATTTCCGAAGTAATACTTTATACCAATCAATTCAtgccatatatatatacttttttttcatTACACCAATTATCTTCTATATAGTGATAGATAAAACGATTTTTATTGATCGGGTACTCTTAGAATATTGTAAAATTTCTTCAATTTCCTTTTAACATAAGTCTCCTTACTTTTTCTTTGCTTTAGATTGGATAATATAAAATAGATAGATTAAGCaagtaattattaattattaaatattaattatctgTTATataatattgtttaataaacTTGTCTTTATAAAAACAAATTATCTAGAATATACTATTTTCAAAATAAACAATTTCACCCTAATGTTCCTATTGAGAGGGTTAAAGGCATATTGAGGTTTAAAGACATTGTATCAAATTATTCGTAACTGTATTAGTATTATAATAAACATTCTACACATAATAACGAGTTAAATAATGGTAAACCATTCTGTTTAATAATTTTGTCCTTGTTTAAAaatgttaaagataaaattttcCATTTCACGCGTTAAGATAAATTTAACgttccaaaaaataataaaaacatttaaaatatattcaatAAACTCTATTAAACCCAACAAATTGATGTCATTTAAcactttaattaataataattgatTAGAGTGTTAAATGACATTACATATAGAAACAAAACCCTTAAATGAAACAAGtaaagaattaaatttttaagTAAATGTTACACTAGGGTTGACCTCAGCAAATTGAAGCAATTcttcatcagattcaaacaatGACATTTCTTCTTCACTCAAAGTCAACCATGCTTCAATCCCATCTCCATCTCTTGTATCCATTAAAACTGCAACATTTCCTATATTTATACTTGCTTGACTCACCCAAACAGGTTTTCCAAATCCAAAATCTCCAtcatataaattaaatttacaCCAACTTGTGCATATAAAGAAGTCTATTTCATTGTTCATTGCAAGTTCTCCAAATTTCTTAGCAAACATACAAACCCCTAATAACCCTTCTTCTCCTTGAATTTTCTTCACATAATTTTCCCCAAATTCATCCATTTCTTTCCTAATTCTTCCCACTAGACCTTTCAATTCTATTCCGGTCTCAGATTCTCCGAATTCCGGACAAATACACCCCACGAAATTTCCTGAATAGTTTTCAGGTATTGGAGGGATCATCCTGGACCTTAAATTCACTGAAATACACCAAATAGATGGCTTGAAAATGTTCAGATTTGGGTGTCTTAAAGCAGTAAGTATACCTTTCCAAATTAGCCCTGAAACAGCTTCTACCCTTGTTGGCTTTTGCACTGTTTCACTAGCAGATTTTTCTCTCAGAGCAGCAATTTTCAGGCCATCAAACACAAACCTTTTCGTGACGCATTTCTTCTGCTGCTGCAACTCTATGGAATCCGTCGCTAATGGTATGTCTATCGGCGGATACATAGAGTCCGCCATGAAAACTAGATTGCTGATAGCTGTTGCTGTTGCTGTAGTAGCTGTAGCGGACCAGCAATTGACGAACGTTGTCAATGTTGCTGCGTCCGAGATTTTATGGGATACGCATATTCCGATTGCGAATCCGCCACAATCAAAGAAAGTAGCTTGGACAAGCAATAGGTTTCCTGTGGCTGCCTGAGGAGACTCTACAGCTTCCGGCAGGAATTGCTTTAACAATTCCGGTTCAGGTTTGTTCAGAATTTCTGAGAGAGAACATTCGATCCGAGCTTCAATATATTCTGCTCCTTCATCATTGCAATCTATAGAGGAATTATCTCTCAGCCTGCCTGCAAGAGGGTAAAATTGAGTTAGGGTTTCTGAAAGAGATGCTTTAAGCTTCTCGGATTTTTTATGGCGATCTATGTCACAATCTATATCACCATGTTTATCAGAATAAAAGAGAAGTAAAGGTGTGTAAGTGATTGGAGTGAATTGATCTAGAAGAGACAGCTTGAGAATTTTGAGGCTATCAGGAGTTGGAGAACATGGTTTTATTGCTTCTTTGTATAGGATTTCAATAGCTTTGGAAGCCATAGATGAAAGAATTGAAAGAAAATATTCTAAGTTGAGGAAGAAGACTAAATGTTAGAggaggatgatgatgatgatattgcaatgtagttatatatatatatatatatatacagttgTCAAAAAGATGACGTAAATATATGGACCGTGCTTTAAATATGGTATGAAATATTTGGAATTTGGTGGCTTTGTCTTCTTAGTCAACGAAAGCTTATTGGCataaacaacaaaagaaaagaaagaaaagaaaggtttCAAGTGAATTGTAACACCCCTTTTCATACTTTTAAATAAATAGACAATAATAAATGTCATTTAATGAATCATCTAAATAAATAGGATTAAACTCATTATAACTTCCATGAAATAAATCCAATTCAACCCAAATTCTAATTGTTTAAAACTAAGCACCTAAATTCTCATAACTTAAGATAAACTAGtctaataataaaaacaaatttaaGACAATGGCGAATTCTTATACTCGTTGATCTAAAACGAGTGTTGTTAAACTCTTATTTCGGAAATGTGGTAGTGATAAAGAGGTGAGCTTGCGACTTAATaaaatagttaattaaatacCTAACACAAACAATTTTTAGACTTCTGATTATAAGTGTCCAAACAACATGTTCAACGATTAATACGTACTACTTAATCTATTTAATTTCTCTGCTTATCCTAGTCTAGTAATGCTCAATATGGTTGCATGTGTTAGAgataaatattttatacattCTTATCTCTTCTACTTGTTTATCAAGTATGTAttaggggcaagccttcccttgccaatctttttggcaagaggccactTCTAAGACTCGAACTCGTGACCTCTTAGTTACACAACAACAACGTTTATCGTTGTGCCAAGGCtcaccctatatatatatatgaataataataataattataataaataataataataaattattagatgTTGAAGTGAACTGATGAACTGATTGCTACTCAACTTGACATATAGAACACTAGAATGTCATGTAATAGAAAGAAGAGTTAAAAGTTCAATAACATCAACAAAATTGGTTAAGTTGAtgtagagttttttttttggggcAAAAAGCATAATTGCTCCTAAACTTTATCTGTTTTAAAGATCAAGCctctaatcaattatttttccatgtTGAGCACTTgattattgattttg comes from the Euphorbia lathyris chromosome 5, ddEupLath1.1, whole genome shotgun sequence genome and includes:
- the LOC136230563 gene encoding stemmadenine O-acetyltransferase-like, translating into MASKAIEILYKEAIKPCSPTPDSLKILKLSLLDQFTPITYTPLLLFYSDKHGDIDCDIDRHKKSEKLKASLSETLTQFYPLAGRLRDNSSIDCNDEGAEYIEARIECSLSEILNKPEPELLKQFLPEAVESPQAATGNLLLVQATFFDCGGFAIGICVSHKISDAATLTTFVNCWSATATTATATAISNLVFMADSMYPPIDIPLATDSIELQQQKKCVTKRFVFDGLKIAALREKSASETVQKPTRVEAVSGLIWKGILTALRHPNLNIFKPSIWCISVNLRSRMIPPIPENYSGNFVGCICPEFGESETGIELKGLVGRIRKEMDEFGENYVKKIQGEEGLLGVCMFAKKFGELAMNNEIDFFICTSWCKFNLYDGDFGFGKPVWVSQASINIGNVAVLMDTRDGDGIEAWLTLSEEEMSLFESDEELLQFAEVNPSVTFT